The proteins below come from a single Candidatus Schekmanbacteria bacterium genomic window:
- a CDS encoding PDZ domain-containing protein, translating to MRKYQFFFIAFVLLLMPFVSESALDQRHDAVVRAVEKTSPAVVNISTEIIVKRRFNPFFGFRDDSFFDDFFRDFFDMYGDNTYRKNALGSGVIINPKGVILTNYHVIERASKIFVTLIDGRKYEAELIGADPKSDIAVIKIIDSKKSFPYVKMGDSSDLLIGETVIAIGNPFGLSNTVTTGVVSAVGRSINTRDKGVFTDLIQTDASINPGNSGGALLNINGELIGINTAIFQNAQGIGFAIPINRAKRIVNDLLNYGKVRRSWIGIFVKDLDRKFRKLTKFPYDNGIIVGKVLNNSPASRAGIKPGDIIFRIDNAPVSNTAQYHQLMSTYTPGSRVKFTIFRDKEMTIIVKTSSIPLKLADKISDTILGIKVSSITYELAKRYNLYVGSGSGVVITNVRENSPAEKLGLEIGDVILQIEGKKLKDKKDYDSALFLIDTNGSVPILIIRGRTRYYASID from the coding sequence GTGAGAAAATATCAGTTCTTTTTTATTGCATTCGTTTTATTGTTGATGCCATTTGTTAGCGAAAGTGCTCTAGATCAAAGGCATGATGCAGTTGTTCGTGCAGTTGAAAAAACAAGTCCTGCAGTCGTCAATATTAGTACAGAGATCATAGTAAAAAGAAGATTCAATCCTTTTTTTGGTTTCCGAGATGACAGTTTCTTTGACGATTTTTTTAGAGATTTCTTTGATATGTATGGAGATAATACATACAGAAAGAATGCTCTTGGTTCAGGAGTGATTATAAATCCAAAAGGTGTAATATTGACGAATTATCATGTCATAGAAAGGGCATCTAAAATATTTGTTACTTTAATTGATGGAAGAAAATATGAAGCGGAGCTCATTGGTGCAGACCCAAAATCTGATATTGCTGTTATAAAAATAATTGATTCCAAAAAGTCATTTCCCTATGTGAAGATGGGCGATTCTTCGGATTTATTGATTGGCGAAACTGTAATTGCGATAGGGAATCCCTTTGGCTTGTCAAATACGGTTACGACAGGAGTCGTAAGCGCTGTAGGAAGGTCGATTAATACTCGAGACAAAGGAGTATTCACTGATTTGATTCAAACAGATGCTTCCATCAATCCGGGGAACAGCGGAGGTGCGCTTTTGAATATCAATGGAGAATTGATAGGAATTAATACTGCCATCTTTCAGAATGCTCAAGGAATTGGTTTTGCAATACCAATAAACAGGGCAAAAAGAATTGTAAATGACCTACTTAATTACGGTAAGGTTAGGCGGTCATGGATAGGAATTTTTGTGAAGGATTTAGATAGAAAGTTCAGAAAACTGACAAAGTTTCCTTATGATAATGGCATAATCGTAGGCAAGGTTTTAAATAATAGTCCGGCATCAAGAGCTGGTATAAAACCTGGAGATATAATCTTTCGCATCGACAATGCTCCTGTTTCAAATACGGCGCAATATCATCAACTTATGTCAACATATACTCCCGGAAGCCGTGTGAAATTTACAATCTTCAGAGATAAAGAAATGACAATTATTGTCAAAACATCTTCTATTCCATTAAAACTTGCTGATAAGATATCAGATACAATTTTGGGAATAAAAGTTTCATCGATTACCTATGAGCTTGCTAAGAGATACAACCTTTATGTTGGATCGGGAAGCGGTGTTGTCATTACAAATGTGAGGGAGAATAGCCCTGCAGAAAAGTTAGGATTGGAGATAGGTGATGTTATATTACAAA